Part of the Candidatus Dormiibacterota bacterium genome is shown below.
GTCATGATCAGCGCGTCACACAATCCGATCGCTGACAACGGTATCAAGTTCTTCGGCAGCGACGGCTTCAAGCTGCCCGATCCGATAGAAGAAGAGATCGAGGCGCTGATCGAGTCAGCGGACCTGCCTCGCCCCGTCGGCACCGGGGTCGGAACGGCGCGGCTCGCGCAGAACCTCGTCCGCCACTATTATCACCAGCTCGAGGAGGACGCAGCGACGCTCGACGGGATGCACGTTGTCGTGGACGGTGCCTTCGGAGCCGCGTACGCGATTGCACCCTATGTTCTACGCAAGCTCGGAGCGACGGTAGTCGAGCTGAACTGCGAGAACGACGGCGCGCGCATCAACGTCGGCTGCGGCGCAACCGATCTTCGCCCGTTGTTGGAGCGCGTGCGAAGCCTGCGCGATCGTGGCGAGCGAGTCGTCGGCGTGGCATTCGACGGCGACGCGGATCGCGCGCTCTTCGTCGACGAAACCGGCGCAGTGGTCACCGGCGACCACGTGCTCTTCGCCCTTGGCTGCCTGCTCCAACGACGTGGGTCGCTCGCAGGCGACGCCATCGTCGGGACGGTCATGACGAACATCGGCGCGGAACGCGCACTCGCGGCGCACGGCATAGGGCTGATGCGAGCACCGGTGGGCGATCGTTACGTGCTCGCTGCGATGCGCGCGGGCGGTTACGTGCTAGGAGGCGAGCAATCGGGACACGTCATCGATCTGCTGCGCAACACGACAGGGGACGGACCGATGACCGCGGTCTTGCTCTTGGGGGCGGTCGCCACCGCGGGTCGTACGCTACACGAGCTCACAGAAGAGGTCGTCGTTGCGCCCCAAGTGCTCGTGAACGTCCCGGCGCGCAATCGCGAAGCGCTTTCATCGGCCCCGGTGATGGAGGCGATCTCGCAGGCGGAGGCGGCCCTGGCCGGCTGCGGCCGTCTGCTGATCCGGCCGTCCGGAACCGAGCCTTTGATCCGGATTATGGCCGAGGGAGACGACCTGGCCACCGTCGAGGAGGCCGCGGCTGGGGTCGCAGCGGCCCTGAGGGAGGAGATCGGGCGGCTGGAGGTAACCTAGGCGCGCAGACAACTGAAGATCACTGAATCCGAAGCACCGCTTCGGAGCGGGGGATTCCCATCTGGGGTGAATGGACCCAAGTCCCAAGCCAGGCGCGAGCGCCTGAGTCGAAGGATGGTCCTAGGGCGATCTTTCTCGTCCGAACCCGTCAACTAACCTCGCAAGTGTAGAGAAAGAGGAGTTGCTGTTGCGTTTTGCGTTCGCAGCCTGGGCGCTGATGTTCTTTGCGGGTTCTGTCGGTATCGGACAGGCCGCAATCGGCGCACCCCATGTGCAGCACGCGTCCAGGAGGCGGGTTAGCGCGGAGCGCACGAGCCCGGACCTGGGCCAATGGATGGCGCGGGCCGTCATCGTGAAGCACGTCCACCATGCCGCGGCCATCGGCCGCTTCACCCGGCGCGTTCTCGCGCGCACGTCCTTGCTCGCGCAGCGGCTCACCCGCAGCGCCTTGCGTTTCCTGGGCGTCCCATATGTCTTTGGCGGCACGAGTAGAGCCGGCTTCGATTGTTCGGGGTACGTCCAGCACGTCTTTGCGATGCTCGGGATTCATCTCCCGCGTACTGCAGATGCGCAGTATTACGCAGGCGCGCACGTTCGCAAGCTGCGTCCCGGCGATCTCGTCTTCTTCCAGACGTACTTGCCCGGACCGTCGCACGTCGGAATCTACCTCGGTCACGGGCGCTTCGTGCACGCGAGCTCTCATGGGGTAATGGTGAGCAGCCTCTCGCAGCCGTACTGGGAGAACCGCTATCTCGGCGCGAGAAATCTGATTCGTCGTTAGACAGAATCCAGCAGCCCCGAGCCGCCCGATTTTGACGACTCGGGATCTGCTTTCGACGGATCTAGGTGACCTTCAAAACGGTAGAATGCCGCCCATGAAGGTAGCCGGGGTGACGCTTCCGGCCGTGCCGATGCAGTGAACGGTATACCCCGCGACTCTATTGTAGCGCTGGGGGGTCAGCGGGATCTGTAGGAAGCGGTCAATTGCCCATACGGTAACCGTTTGTCCGCCCCGAGTCGCACAGACGCGATTTGGATTTGACCACGCCGATGCATGGAAAGCGTTGCCGGCGTCGTGATGACACGCAGTTGCAGCAAGCGTG
Proteins encoded:
- the glmM gene encoding phosphoglucosamine mutase, producing MTLFGTDGIRGVANADLTPELAFRVGRAGATVLAHSSERHRPVIVGRDTRLSGTMLEAAIVAGITSVGRDVVAVGIVPTPAVACVTVRENAAAGVMISASHNPIADNGIKFFGSDGFKLPDPIEEEIEALIESADLPRPVGTGVGTARLAQNLVRHYYHQLEEDAATLDGMHVVVDGAFGAAYAIAPYVLRKLGATVVELNCENDGARINVGCGATDLRPLLERVRSLRDRGERVVGVAFDGDADRALFVDETGAVVTGDHVLFALGCLLQRRGSLAGDAIVGTVMTNIGAERALAAHGIGLMRAPVGDRYVLAAMRAGGYVLGGEQSGHVIDLLRNTTGDGPMTAVLLLGAVATAGRTLHELTEEVVVAPQVLVNVPARNREALSSAPVMEAISQAEAALAGCGRLLIRPSGTEPLIRIMAEGDDLATVEEAAAGVAAALREEIGRLEVT
- a CDS encoding C40 family peptidase, translated to MRFAFAAWALMFFAGSVGIGQAAIGAPHVQHASRRRVSAERTSPDLGQWMARAVIVKHVHHAAAIGRFTRRVLARTSLLAQRLTRSALRFLGVPYVFGGTSRAGFDCSGYVQHVFAMLGIHLPRTADAQYYAGAHVRKLRPGDLVFFQTYLPGPSHVGIYLGHGRFVHASSHGVMVSSLSQPYWENRYLGARNLIRR